From the genome of Gilliamella sp. wkB7, one region includes:
- the pnp gene encoding polyribonucleotide nucleotidyltransferase: MFNPTYQKFQYGRHTVTLETGIMARQATAAVMVNMDDTAVFVTVVADKKVKEGQDFFPLTVNYQERTYAAGRIPGGFFKREGRPSEGETLIARLIDRPLRPLFPEGFVNEIQIIATVVSVNPDVSPDLVAMIGASAALCLSGVPFHGPIGAARVGFINDEFVLNPSVKELATSRLDLVVAGTKSAVLMVESEADLLTEDQMLAAVVFGHDQQQVVIDNINEFVAKANCEKWDWVAPVKDEALYNAVSELAKDRLGEAYRITEKQARYAQIDSIKEDVLAALKAQNEELDENKVINIIVDLESQIVRQRVIAGEPRIDGREKDMIRALDIRTNVLPRTHGSALFTRGETQALVTATLGTERDAQIIDELTGEYTERFLLHYNFPPYSVGETGMVGSPKRREIGHGRLAKRGVAAVMPSIEEFPYTVRVVSEITESNGSSSMASVCGASLALMDAGVPIKSSVAGIAMGLVKEGDKFVVLSDILGDEDHLGDMDFKVAGTREGVSALQMDIKIEGITKEIMQIALNQAKGARLHILGVMEQAINKPRQEISEFAPRIYTMNVNPDKIRDIIGKGGATIRALTEETGTTIEIADDGTVKIAASDSNKAKDAMERINNLVAEVELGKIYTGKVTRIVDFGAFVSIIGGKEGLVHVSQIADHRVEKVSDYLKVGQEVNVKVLEIDRQGRIRLSMKDAVESTTETAQTSE, from the coding sequence TTGTTTAATCCGACATATCAAAAATTTCAATATGGTCGTCATACCGTTACTTTAGAAACAGGCATTATGGCTCGTCAAGCAACTGCTGCCGTAATGGTTAATATGGATGACACGGCTGTATTTGTAACTGTTGTTGCTGATAAAAAAGTTAAAGAAGGTCAAGACTTTTTCCCTTTAACAGTTAACTACCAAGAACGTACTTATGCTGCTGGACGTATTCCAGGTGGATTTTTTAAACGTGAAGGTCGCCCAAGTGAAGGTGAAACTTTAATTGCTCGTTTAATCGACCGTCCACTTCGTCCTTTATTTCCAGAAGGTTTTGTTAATGAGATTCAAATCATTGCAACAGTCGTATCAGTTAACCCAGATGTTAGCCCTGATTTAGTTGCGATGATTGGTGCATCTGCTGCACTATGCTTATCTGGTGTGCCTTTCCATGGACCAATTGGTGCTGCGCGTGTGGGCTTTATTAATGATGAATTTGTTTTAAATCCATCAGTAAAAGAGCTAGCAACAAGCCGTTTAGACTTAGTGGTTGCAGGTACTAAAAGTGCGGTATTAATGGTTGAATCTGAAGCTGATTTATTAACTGAAGATCAAATGTTAGCAGCAGTCGTATTTGGTCATGACCAACAACAAGTTGTCATTGATAATATTAATGAGTTTGTCGCCAAAGCTAATTGCGAAAAATGGGATTGGGTTGCACCAGTTAAAGATGAAGCGCTTTATAATGCCGTTTCTGAATTAGCAAAAGATCGCTTAGGTGAAGCTTATCGAATTACTGAAAAACAAGCGCGCTATGCTCAAATCGATTCAATTAAAGAAGATGTGCTTGCAGCACTTAAAGCACAAAACGAAGAACTTGATGAAAACAAAGTCATCAATATTATTGTTGATTTAGAAAGTCAAATCGTTCGTCAACGCGTTATTGCTGGTGAACCACGTATCGATGGTCGTGAAAAAGATATGATTCGTGCGCTTGATATTCGTACAAATGTATTACCAAGAACTCATGGTAGTGCACTATTTACTCGCGGTGAAACTCAAGCATTAGTAACAGCCACTTTAGGTACTGAACGTGATGCTCAAATTATTGATGAGTTAACCGGTGAATACACTGAACGCTTCTTATTGCATTATAACTTCCCTCCATATTCAGTTGGTGAAACGGGTATGGTTGGTTCGCCAAAACGTCGTGAAATTGGTCATGGTCGTTTAGCTAAACGTGGTGTTGCAGCAGTAATGCCAAGCATTGAAGAGTTCCCTTACACTGTTCGTGTCGTTTCTGAAATTACGGAATCAAATGGTTCATCTTCAATGGCTTCTGTATGTGGTGCGTCATTAGCTCTTATGGATGCGGGTGTACCAATTAAATCATCTGTAGCTGGAATCGCAATGGGGCTAGTGAAAGAAGGTGATAAATTTGTCGTTTTATCTGATATTTTAGGTGATGAAGATCATCTTGGTGATATGGACTTTAAAGTAGCAGGTACTCGTGAAGGTGTGAGTGCATTACAAATGGATATCAAGATTGAAGGTATCACTAAAGAAATTATGCAAATTGCACTTAATCAAGCAAAAGGCGCTCGTTTACACATTTTAGGCGTGATGGAACAAGCGATTAATAAACCTCGTCAAGAGATTTCAGAATTTGCACCGCGTATTTATACTATGAATGTCAATCCGGATAAAATTCGCGATATCATTGGTAAAGGTGGCGCAACCATTAGAGCCTTGACCGAAGAGACCGGAACTACTATTGAAATCGCTGATGATGGTACTGTTAAAATTGCTGCTTCAGACAGTAATAAAGCGAAAGATGCAATGGAGCGCATTAACAATTTAGTTGCTGAAGTTGAACTTGGCAAAATTTATACAGGTAAAGTAACACGAATTGTTGATTTTGGTGCTTTCGTTTCAATTATTGGTGGTAAAGAAGGTCTTGTCCATGTGTCACAAATTGCCGACCATCGCGTTGAAAAAGTTTCTGATTATCTAAAAGTCGGACAAGAAGTGAATGTTAAAGTTTTAGAAATTGATCGACAAGGTCGAATTCGTTTGAGCATGAAAGATGCTGTTGAATCAACGACAGAAACAGCTCAAACTTCCGAATAA
- the nlpI gene encoding lipoprotein NlpI, with the protein MRQFNLMRIISFSLAIILMTGCSNSQPLLAVPEQVSYDDELKIAQISQQLSQKDIDTVTRIQLIFQRGIVYDSLGFKAFAQSDFSYLMEFNPESPDIYNFMGTYALREGDFDNALMSFNTTIELDPTYVYAYLNRAITLYRTGHYQSAERDAYQFYQFDVNEPIRILWLYLIDREIDNEAAQNKLQKRYDLINDKTIYSSDIIAFYLGKINESKLMQNLQQGVESNRQLAERLCEAYFYLGKYYQSKGNNERAKMLFKYALANNIYNFVEHQQALYEMKLLEENEK; encoded by the coding sequence ATGAGACAGTTCAACCTGATGAGGATTATAAGCTTTTCATTAGCGATTATTCTTATGACAGGTTGTTCTAACTCTCAGCCTTTACTTGCTGTTCCTGAGCAAGTTTCATATGATGATGAATTAAAAATTGCACAGATAAGTCAACAGTTATCTCAAAAAGACATTGATACAGTAACGCGGATACAGCTTATATTTCAACGTGGCATTGTCTACGATTCACTGGGTTTTAAAGCATTTGCACAAAGTGATTTTAGTTATTTGATGGAATTCAATCCTGAAAGTCCAGACATTTATAATTTTATGGGAACTTATGCTTTACGTGAAGGGGATTTTGACAATGCTTTAATGTCCTTTAATACGACAATTGAACTTGATCCAACATATGTTTATGCTTATTTAAATCGTGCCATTACTTTATACCGTACTGGCCATTATCAATCAGCAGAACGCGATGCATATCAATTCTATCAATTTGATGTGAATGAACCGATCAGAATTTTATGGCTTTATTTGATTGACAGAGAGATAGATAATGAAGCTGCACAAAATAAGCTACAAAAACGTTATGATCTAATAAATGATAAAACGATTTATAGTAGCGATATTATTGCATTTTATTTAGGGAAGATTAATGAATCTAAGTTAATGCAAAATCTTCAACAAGGCGTTGAAAGTAACCGGCAGTTAGCCGAACGTCTTTGCGAAGCCTACTTTTATTTAGGTAAATATTATCAAAGTAAAGGTAATAACGAGCGTGCTAAAATGTTATTTAAATATGCTTTAGCTAATAATATTTATAACTTTGTTGAACATCAACAGGCGCTCTATGAAATGAAGTTACTTGAAGAAAATGAAAAGTAA
- a CDS encoding DEAD/DEAH family ATP-dependent RNA helicase produces MTKEISFIDLGLSEDILNALNDLGFSKPSPIQSECIPLLLAGNDVLGMAQTGSGKTAAFSIPFLMNIDANLKAPQLLVLAPTRELAIQVADACAEYSKYMKGIKVLALYGGQRYDVQLRALKQGPQIVVGTPGRLLDHLNRKTLDLSNLKGLVLDEADEMLRMGFIDDVESIMATIPEDHQTALFSATMPAPIRRITKRFMHNPKEVQIKGTNQTAPDIEQSYWLVRGMRKNEAIVRFLEAEDFDAAIIFVRTKSATLDVAEVLEKHGYSCAALNGDMTQQLREQTLDRLRNGRLDILIATDVAARGLDVERISLVINYDITLDSESYVHRIGRTGRAGRAGRAILFVDSRERRLLKNIEQTIKKTIPEVGLPSKDLLEARRLAKFTEQVQKQLESSDLSQYQTLLAQIQADSGADLETIATALLKLAQGERPLILPPDPVFKPSREMRDRDNRGGERRLRGDNRETPKRRERRDVGEMDMYRIEVGKENGVEVRHIVGAIANEADISSRYIGNIKLYETYSTVELPKGMPKDILKHFEKVRVLNQPMKMSLVSGNTSETKRGRKSTKSDAGDNKSSPKKRGRPAAPKF; encoded by the coding sequence ATGACAAAAGAAATTTCTTTTATTGACCTTGGTTTATCTGAGGATATCCTTAACGCATTAAATGATCTTGGTTTTAGTAAACCATCACCAATCCAATCTGAATGTATTCCTCTATTATTAGCAGGCAACGATGTATTGGGTATGGCACAAACAGGTAGTGGTAAAACCGCTGCATTTTCAATTCCTTTTTTAATGAATATTGATGCAAACCTAAAAGCACCACAACTTTTAGTTTTAGCACCAACGCGTGAACTTGCGATTCAAGTTGCTGATGCTTGCGCAGAATATTCAAAATATATGAAAGGAATAAAAGTATTAGCATTATATGGTGGTCAACGTTATGACGTTCAATTGAGAGCATTAAAGCAAGGACCTCAAATTGTGGTCGGTACACCAGGACGTTTACTTGATCATTTAAATCGTAAAACGTTAGATCTTTCTAATCTTAAAGGATTAGTGCTAGATGAAGCTGATGAAATGCTAAGAATGGGCTTTATTGATGATGTTGAAAGCATCATGGCGACAATTCCTGAAGATCACCAAACAGCACTATTTTCAGCGACAATGCCTGCGCCAATTCGTCGTATTACTAAAAGATTCATGCATAATCCTAAAGAAGTACAAATCAAAGGCACTAACCAAACTGCACCAGATATCGAACAGAGCTATTGGCTTGTTCGTGGTATGCGAAAAAATGAAGCGATTGTTCGCTTTTTAGAAGCTGAAGATTTTGATGCGGCAATTATTTTTGTTCGTACAAAATCAGCGACTTTAGATGTTGCAGAAGTGCTCGAAAAACATGGTTACAGCTGTGCTGCTTTAAACGGTGATATGACACAACAATTACGTGAACAAACATTAGATCGATTACGTAATGGTCGTTTAGATATTTTAATTGCAACCGACGTTGCAGCTCGTGGTTTAGATGTAGAGCGTATCAGCTTAGTTATCAACTATGATATCACCTTAGATTCAGAATCTTATGTTCACCGTATCGGGCGAACAGGGCGAGCAGGTCGTGCCGGTCGTGCAATTTTATTTGTTGACAGCCGCGAACGTCGTTTACTTAAAAATATTGAGCAAACAATTAAGAAAACCATTCCAGAAGTGGGCTTACCGTCAAAAGATCTGCTTGAAGCACGTCGTTTAGCGAAGTTTACTGAACAAGTTCAAAAACAACTTGAAAGTAGTGATTTATCACAATATCAAACCTTGTTAGCGCAAATACAAGCTGATAGTGGAGCTGATCTTGAAACGATTGCTACAGCATTATTAAAATTAGCTCAAGGTGAACGTCCATTAATTTTACCACCAGACCCGGTATTTAAGCCGTCACGTGAAATGCGTGATCGTGATAATCGTGGAGGTGAGCGCCGTTTACGTGGTGATAATCGTGAAACGCCAAAACGTCGAGAACGTCGTGATGTTGGTGAAATGGATATGTACCGTATTGAAGTGGGTAAAGAAAACGGTGTTGAAGTACGTCATATTGTTGGTGCAATTGCAAATGAAGCAGATATCAGTAGTCGCTACATTGGTAATATTAAACTCTATGAAACTTACTCAACAGTTGAGTTACCAAAAGGTATGCCAAAAGATATCTTAAAACATTTTGAAAAGGTAAGAGTACTTAACCAACCGATGAAAATGAGCTTAGTTAGTGGTAATACTTCGGAAACTAAGCGTGGTCGTAAAAGTACTAAATCTGATGCAGGTGATAACAAAAGTTCACCTAAAAAACGTGGTCGTCCAGCAGCGCCTAAGTTTTAA
- a CDS encoding MFS transporter gives MQQNNHVRKMAILVAATFFMENLDATVITTAIPAMAKSFLTNPQDLSIGISAYMLALTIGLPASGWIANRFTAYRTFSISIILFMLASILCALSTSLTMFTIARLIQGLGGSLMVPVGRTVVLSRTEKQHLVSTISILVWPGLIAPLMGPIIGGFFAQYLTWHWIFILNIPLGFIALFFAHRLLPKEQPEKRIFDSVGFIACGLGLLLFVYGLEMVSHSNHSLWLGLAISFVGSLVLIFAYYHLTHTQCPLISLYAFSKRTFRMTFFGGSLIRIGLNSAPFILPLMFQVGFGWSPLTAGSLLLSLFAGNIILKTVNTPLIHKFGFRKILIVNGLLLSFSFVLCALFTPETPIIWIILVLFFSGGARSIQFTTITTLSFSEIDKNEIQSANILSTIFQQLNNVLGIVLSALFLFIASSYNGHSQTGLMVEDFQLALFMVAGMTLLAMIDFITLPKNAGNNLKEKQ, from the coding sequence ATGCAGCAAAATAATCACGTCCGAAAAATGGCGATTTTAGTTGCCGCAACGTTCTTCATGGAAAATCTGGACGCGACGGTAATCACCACTGCAATACCTGCAATGGCAAAATCATTTTTAACTAATCCACAAGATTTATCTATTGGTATTAGCGCTTATATGTTAGCGCTTACAATTGGTTTACCTGCAAGTGGCTGGATAGCAAATCGTTTTACAGCGTATCGGACTTTCTCCATTTCGATTATATTATTCATGTTAGCGTCAATATTGTGTGCTTTATCGACCAGTCTGACCATGTTTACCATCGCAAGGTTAATTCAAGGATTAGGTGGATCTTTAATGGTACCAGTAGGCAGAACTGTTGTATTAAGTCGAACCGAAAAACAGCATCTGGTTAGCACAATTTCGATTCTAGTTTGGCCCGGCTTAATTGCGCCATTGATGGGACCAATTATTGGTGGATTCTTTGCTCAATATCTCACTTGGCATTGGATATTTATTCTTAATATTCCCTTAGGTTTTATCGCTCTGTTTTTCGCTCATCGACTGTTACCGAAAGAGCAACCTGAAAAGCGTATATTTGATAGTGTGGGCTTTATCGCTTGTGGTTTAGGCTTATTACTGTTTGTTTATGGGCTAGAAATGGTTTCTCATTCAAATCATAGCCTCTGGCTGGGTCTTGCCATTTCTTTTGTCGGTAGTTTAGTATTAATCTTTGCCTATTATCATCTTACGCATACGCAGTGCCCATTAATCAGCCTGTACGCGTTTTCAAAACGCACATTTAGAATGACCTTTTTTGGCGGTTCATTAATACGAATTGGTTTAAACAGTGCACCATTTATCTTACCTCTTATGTTTCAAGTCGGCTTTGGATGGTCGCCATTAACCGCTGGTTCGTTACTACTTTCACTATTTGCAGGCAATATTATCCTTAAAACCGTTAATACTCCATTAATACACAAGTTTGGATTCCGTAAAATTCTTATTGTTAATGGTTTGTTACTGTCATTTAGTTTTGTATTATGTGCTCTTTTCACACCAGAAACACCAATCATATGGATTATATTGGTTCTATTCTTTTCGGGTGGTGCACGTTCTATCCAATTTACCACAATCACAACACTTAGTTTTTCAGAAATTGATAAAAACGAAATACAAAGCGCCAACATCTTATCAACCATTTTTCAACAATTAAATAACGTACTGGGTATTGTTTTAAGTGCGTTATTTCTATTTATTGCTTCCAGCTATAATGGGCATAGCCAAACGGGTTTAATGGTTGAAGACTTTCAATTAGCGCTGTTTATGGTGGCAGGAATGACTTTACTGGCGATGATTGACTTCATCACTTTGCCTAAAAATGCAGGCAACAATCTAAAAGAAAAACAATAA
- a CDS encoding YfcZ/YiiS family protein, translating to MTDSLNKCKANETPACCCVDVGTIIDNEDCSAEYEHVFATESEAQAKLASLTQAAKTVETEPCEISSNIEKVNDGFKLSATFTFCCGAECMIFQLKLR from the coding sequence ATGACAGATTCTTTAAACAAATGTAAAGCGAATGAAACCCCAGCGTGTTGTTGTGTAGATGTTGGTACTATTATTGACAATGAAGATTGCAGCGCTGAGTATGAGCATGTCTTTGCAACAGAATCAGAAGCCCAAGCTAAATTAGCATCATTGACACAAGCTGCCAAAACTGTTGAAACAGAACCTTGTGAAATTAGCAGTAATATTGAAAAAGTTAATGATGGTTTTAAATTATCTGCAACATTTACTTTTTGCTGTGGTGCAGAATGCATGATCTTCCAATTAAAATTACGCTAA
- the sixA gene encoding phosphohistidine phosphatase SixA, whose amino-acid sequence MRHGEAGFSASSDASRTLTDYGIEQAKQAGIWLKEQNFHFDLGLVSPYLRAQQTLTELSSQVSVAKVTTDKFLVPGGSASYIADTLTMLVTNGVNNVIVVSHLPLVGYLVNELCPHVSPPMFPTAAIACVELSLDASGKLEWFHQA is encoded by the coding sequence ATGAGACATGGTGAAGCAGGGTTTTCTGCTTCATCCGATGCAAGTCGAACCTTGACTGATTATGGTATTGAACAAGCAAAACAAGCTGGAATTTGGCTTAAAGAGCAAAATTTCCATTTTGATTTAGGTTTAGTCAGCCCCTATTTACGAGCACAACAGACGTTAACAGAATTATCATCACAGGTCAGTGTTGCAAAAGTGACAACCGATAAATTCTTAGTTCCAGGCGGTAGCGCATCTTATATAGCTGATACATTAACGATGCTAGTAACCAATGGTGTTAATAATGTAATCGTTGTCTCACATCTACCATTAGTGGGATATCTTGTTAATGAACTTTGTCCGCATGTTTCGCCACCTATGTTTCCAACTGCTGCAATTGCTTGTGTGGAGCTATCATTAGATGCTTCTGGAAAGCTTGAATGGTTTCATCAAGCGTAG